In Glandiceps talaboti chromosome 4, keGlaTala1.1, whole genome shotgun sequence, a single window of DNA contains:
- the LOC144433691 gene encoding catenin delta-2-like — protein MAAYVERITESKDSRIMADIRALGGVPAAVDLLGHPIPDIHHSAANILWNIAYRQPNDDNNLAIKNASGIPALVRLLRTTSDEDTKEITTGTLWNLSSDERLKIPILEDSMTVLVKTVLIPESGWDRSRENEVKTRNAQLSDIFTNATGCLRNVSSAGIEARKKMRECEGLVDSLLYVINSISDSKSNQVLDSRAVENTMCILQNLSYHISSEIFHREAPAATSRRKESNEISIGCFSFGKKSNRERHRPSIEEVSAQETRPRKEPPSGKSLLWQPDVSKPYFCLLSECSNIETLEAAAATVQNLTATDSKWNADIRTSVRKAKGLPILVELLKIDENAVVHSVAKALHNLCFDPRNKELVVKSGYCT, from the exons gGCTTTAGGTGGAGTTCCTGCAGCAGTTGATTTATTAGGGCACCCAATACCAGACATCCACCACAGTGCAGCTAACATTCTCTGGAACATAGCATACAGacagccaaatgatgacaaCAACTTAGCGATAAAAAATGCTAGCGGCATTCCAGCTTTAGTTAGGCTACTCAGAACTACCTCAGATGAAGACACTAAAGAAATCACCACAGGAACACTGTGGAATCTCTCCTCGGATGAG AGACTAAAAATCCCTATTTTAGAAGACAGTATGACAGTACTAGTAAAAACAGTGCTGATACCGGAATCTGGATGGGATAGAAGTAGAGAAAATGAAGTGAAGACAAGAAATGCACAACTATCAGATATATTTACAAATGCCACAGGATGCCTCAG GAATGTCAGCTCAGCTGGTATTGAAGCCAGGAAAAAGATGAGAGAATGTGAAGGCTTGGTTGATTCCTTACTGTATGTTATTAACTCTATCAGTGACAGTAAATCTAACCAGGTATTGGATAGCAGG GCTGTAGAAAACACTATGTGCATATTACAGAATttatcatatcacatatcatCAGAAATCTTCCACCGAGAGGCTCCTGCTGCAACTTCAAGGAGGAAAGAAAGTAACGAGATTAGTATAGGATGTTTTTCATTTGGAAAGAAATCAAACAGAGAGAGGCATAGACCAAG CATTGAAGAGGTCAGTGCTCAAGAAACAAGACCTAGGAAAGAACCCCCAAGTGGCAAGTCATTGCTATGGCAACCAGATGTCAGCAAACCCTACTTCTGTTTACTCTCAGAGTGTTCTAATATAGAAACACTGGAGGCTGCTGCTGCTACAGTGCAAAATCTCACAGCTACTGATTCAAAG TGGAATGCTGATATCCGTACCAGTGTTAGGAAAGCTAAGGGGCTGCCTATCCTTGTTGAACTTCTCAAAATCGATGAAAATGCGGTAGTTCATTCCGTTGCCAAGGCATTGCATAATTTGTGTTTTGATCCAAGAAATAAAGAGTTAGTAG TAAAGTCTGGGTACTGCACCTGA